From a single Nicotiana tabacum cultivar K326 chromosome 8, ASM71507v2, whole genome shotgun sequence genomic region:
- the LOC142163145 gene encoding uncharacterized protein LOC142163145: protein MATTLNKTLPDLSKLEPLDGNNYKRWSQKLLIFFEQLEVDYIFFNDHPADIVADNSNSANNVVADDAAKKKFEKDNKTVRVHLLNHMTNSLFDLFINYKSANVIWGRLEKKYGADDAGKKKYVIGKWIKFQMVDDKPIMEQVHGYENLAAVERGHGDVNQLKHKKKNLTLQELISHMRTGEANHLKDEESERLKNKMKSLSLSLNSSKANLVESSSTFVKDRFKEKQKKARRKDMAFQCNQRQGQSSKIRGKAPVQANLTEGGDVIVVVVVEANMVANKTNWILDTCTSRHIYANKKLFHNFEESADGECVYMGNSTTVVVMGKGKILFQLTSGKTLALNNVLYVPSLRRNLVSGALLNKAEAKHTKKPFKNITSRKTKLLELVHSDLTDFKNTVSKGEKKYYITFVDDFSRYTKVYLLKSKDEAESIFLKYTAEVENQLDRKIKRLRSDRGGEYSTNTLKAFCEKNVNSHIVPFSSVTANEHENKLRRSKRHRIEASLGPDFITTFLTENIDLDILSDELVSIYLIEEDPKTYSEAMRSIDTRFWKEAIKSELDSIVSNHTWDLTDLPKGCKPISNKWIFKKKLRPDGTIEKYKARLVIRGFNQKKDID, encoded by the exons ATGGCCACCACTTTGAACAAAACACTTCCTGATCTATCAAAGCTTGAGCCTTTAGATGGAAACAATTATAAGCGTTGGTCCCagaaacttttaattttctttgaaCAATTAGAAgttgattatattttttttaacgaTCATCCTGCTGATATTGTTGCTGATAATTCTAATTCTGCCAATAATGTTGTTGCTGATGATGCTGctaaaaagaaatttgaaaaggaTAATAAAACTGTGAGAGTGCATCTGCTTAACCATATGACTAATTCTCTCTTTGAtttgtttataaattataaatctGCTAATGTCATATGGGGCAGGTTGGAGAAGAAATATGGTGCTGATGACGCGGGAAAAAAGAAATATGTCATTGGAAAGTGGATCAAGTTTCAGATGGTTGATGATAAGCCAATCATGGAACAGGTTCACGGGTATGAGAACTTGGCTGCTGTTGAACGAGGACATGGAGATGT GAATCAActgaaacataaaaagaaaaacttaaCTCTTCAAGAACTGATCAGTCACATGAGGACTGGGGAAGCAAACCATCTCAAGGATGAGGAGTCTGAACGGCTTAAGAATAAGatgaaatctctctctctctctcttaattcTTCTAAAGCTAATCTTGTGGAATCTTCTAGTACTTTTGTGAAAGACAGAtttaaagaaaaacagaaaaaggCCAGAAGAAAGGACAT GGCTTTTCAGTGCAACCAGAGACAAGGACAAAGCTCAAAGATTAGAGGAAAAGCTCCAGTCCAAGCTAACCTTACTGAGGGTGGTGATGtcattgttgttgtggttgttgagGCGAACATGGTGGCTAACAAGACTAACTGGATACTGGACACATGCACTTCAAGGCACATTTACGCCAACAAGAAGCTGTTTCACAACTTTGAGGAATCTGCTGATGGTGAGTGTGTCTACATGGGCAACTCCACTACAGTTGTAGTTATGGGTAAAGGAAAAATTCTCTTTCAGTTAACTTCTGGAAAAACCTTAGCCTTGAACAATGTTCTGTATGTACCCTCCCTTCGTAGAAACTTAGTTTCTGGTGCGCTTCTCAACAAAGCAg AAGCAAAACATACCAAAAagccttttaaaaatataactaGTAGAAAAACAAAATTGCTTGAACTAGTGCATTCAGACTTAACAGATTTCAAGAACACTGTTAGTAAGGGTGAAAAGAAATATTATATCACCTTTGTAGATGACTTTTCTAGATACACTAAGGTATATCTTCTTAAGTCAAAAGATGAGGCTGAAAGCATATTTTTGAAATACACGGCAGAAGTAGAGAATCAATTAGACAGAAAAATCAAGAGGCTTAGGTCTGAcaggggtggtgaatatagtACTAATACTCTAAAAGCCTTTTGTGAGAAAAATG TTAATTCTCATATAGTGCCTTTTTCTAGTGTTACTGCTAATGagcatgaaaataaacttagaagAAGTAAGAGGCATAGAATTGAAGCTAGCTTAGGTCCTGACTTTATTACTACTTTCTTGACTGAAAATATTGATCTTGATATTTTGAGTGATGAATTAGTGTCAATCTATTTGATAGAAGAAGACCCTAAGACATACAGTGAAGCAATGAGGTCAATAGATACTAGATTTTGGAAAGAGGCCATTAAAAGTGAATTAGACTCTATAGTTTCTAATCACACTTGGGACTTAACTGATTTGCCTAAAGGTTGTAAACCCATAAGTAACAAGTGGATATTTAAAAAGAAATTGAGACCTGATGGTACAATTGAGAAATATAAGGCTAGACTTGTGATTAGGGGTTTTAACCAAAAGAAAGACATTGATTAA